The Onthophagus taurus isolate NC chromosome 2, IU_Otau_3.0, whole genome shotgun sequence genome includes a window with the following:
- the LOC111427263 gene encoding ADP-ribosylation factor-related protein 1: MYTLLHGFYRYMVQKDEYCVLILGLDNAGKTTYLEAAKTKLTKNYRGIHPSKITTTVGLNIGKIELSGVRLNFWDLGGQTELQSLWDKYYAESHAIIYIVDSNDRERIDESKETFDKMIANENLQGVPLLVLANKQDIPDCMGVREVKPIFNKNAHLIGKRDCMVMPVSALTGEGVDEGIRWLVDCVKRNSILRTPRNNENT, encoded by the exons ATGTACACGCTTTTGCACGGTTTCTATAGGTATATGGTCCAAAAAGATGAGTATTGCGTCCTCATACTTGGATTGGACAACGCTGGTAAAACC aCGTACTTAGAAGCCgccaaaacaaaactaaccaaAAACTATCGAGGCATTCATCCGAGTAAAATAACCACAACCGTTGGATTAAACATTGGGAAAATCGAATTGTCAGGAGttagattaaatttttggGACTTGGGTGGTCAAACCGAATTACAATCCTTATGGGATAag TATTATGCAGAATCCCATGCAATCATATATATTGTTGACTCAAACGATCGTGAACGTATAGATGAATCAAAAGAAACATTCG ACAAAATGATAGCGAATGAGAACTTACAAGGTGTCCCTTTATTAGTCCTTGCAAATAAACAGGATATTCCCGATTGTATGGGCGTTCGTGAGgtaaaaccaatttttaataaaaacgctCATTTGATCGGGAAACGGGATTGTATGGTAATGCCTGTTTCTGCGTTAACCGGCGAGGGGGTCGATGAAGGTATAAGATGGCTTGTGGATTGTGTTAAAAGGAATAGTATATTAAGAACTCCAAGGAACAAtgaaaatacataa